A stretch of DNA from Perca fluviatilis chromosome 15, GENO_Pfluv_1.0, whole genome shotgun sequence:
CACCACCACAAAACCCTTAAACACTGCTGTGATCATTCAGGTACTGGAGGGGTTATTTTTTCACCACATCAAAGTACTGACAGCTTTAAATTGGAGCAGTTTATAGTTTTGTCTGGTAAATTAAAAGGTGAATCAAAGCTCTCTGTCTGGTGATCAAACAGCCACCCAGATCAACAAAGCAGGCTTTTAGGATTTTACATGACTTTGATTTTGCTGACTCTATTTGAAGGTggctctctcctcttctttgaGGAGAGAAGTGGGTAGTTGAATGTGTTCATTACATTGAGTTTCTTGGCCAAGACTACCTtataagaccaagaaagtggatcacatcactccagttctgaaatCTTTACACTGGCCTCCTGTCTCTTTTAAGAATGGATTTCATAATACTTCTTTTGGGTTATAAAGCacagggccaaaatacatttctgatctgcagCTCTattatgaaccacccagacctctcaggtcgtctgggacaggtctgctttctgtccccagagtcagaactaaacagggagaaGCAGCGTTAAGTTGTTATGCACCAAATATCTGGGACacactcccagaaaactgcaggtccgccacaactctcagttcttttaaagcaaggctgaagacctttctttttgatgctgcctttctttaaataattcttcatttcttatactgcactgtacctTCTATTCTCGTATATCtgtctttatatttttaactgttttaactgctctttaatgttttatgtaaagcactttgaattgccttgttgctgaaatgtgctaaaaTAAAGCTGCATTGCCCTATATACCTGACCTTTTCCCCTTATTTATTTCACAGTTCTGCATACAGCACCACATTAGTTTTCTATTGACTGACTCACAAGAATTCATATTCTGACATCAATGATCTGCATCTGTCAGTAGTTGCTGGAGAAaaggggtcagaggtcacgtTAATGACAGGAGCTTCACGCAAGTGGGAGAGATGGCGTTTCATATTTAAAGAAATCCCCCCAAAACACTGTGGAATTGATTGTAAAGCTATCTATTCTTCCTCAGCTTAACAACTTGGAGAAGGCTGTGTCAGCAGCTCACACCTTCCTGAAGAAGAACCCAAATGATCCCTATTTGACCAAGAACATGAATTATTACAAGACGCTGTTCGATGTGGAAGAATATCTCATCGACCACGAGGAGCAGCCGTATGAAGTTCGTAGATCAACATCTTCTTCCTTATCCAGTGTGCAACTCATGCTAAACTATTCAAACTTTTCTAACCACAACTCTTTGTTATCCAGAGTGTTTTCCTGAAGAGTGTGACGCTTTACAACAACGGTGACTTCAGCAGCAGTGCCCGAAACATGGAGCAGGCCATCACGCAGTACTTTGATATATACAGTCTCTGCTTGGCAGGCTGTGAGGGCTCATACGAGATCTTAGAGTTCAAAGACTTCTATCCCACCCTGGCAGGTAACAAGAGAGCAATTCAAGAGCTGTTTCAGTCCAGTGTGTTtaagagaagaaaataaaatgcttGTTGTTCCCTCAGATCTCTACACCGATGTGCTGAAATGTAAGGTAAAATGTGAAGAGCACCTGACACCCAGCGTTGGAGGCTTCTTTGTGGAGAAGTTTGTAGCCACTATGTATCACTACCTCCAGTTTTCCTATTATAAATGTAAGAACCATGACAAAGACTCTGGATTCAGACTTTTGACAGCAATCTGTATAACACTGTTTGAACATGTATTATCTTGTGATCCTCTACAGTGAATGATGTAAAGAACGCTGCTCCGTGTGCAGCCAGTTACATCCTGTTTGACAGTAAAGACCAGGTGATGCAGCAAAATGTAGCGTACTATCGCTTCTACAGGGAGCAGTGGGGACTTGAGGAAAGGGACTTTCAGCCTCGGCACGTGAGTAAAACAAAGACCTCAttactgttcttttttttataatttatgtaCTTCAGTGGGTGACCCAGAGGCAACAGAAAGAGTTCACACTGGCTGCGCTAAACCAAAGCAGGAAAACTGTACAGTAGCATCTATAGCATAACGCGGTCTTGGCGTGAACATTAACACAGTTTCAGGGTGGTAATTAGAAAGCCATGTGCTCCCGTAAAGGCAGAGTTGTTTTCCCATCTTTTCAGCTTTGTGTAGAGTTGTCAGCAGCTGCCGTGTACCAGCTCTGTGTGGTTAACGTCTTTGACTTCAGAAGCTGCCCCTGCTTCAAATAAATTTGGTACTGCTGTAAACACTTTAAAGCTTCCAAACtaagaggcaaaaaaaaaaaaaacagtaaacaaaaGGTCAACACAAAAGCTGATGCCACTTTTGTTTTTCAGGAGGCCCTGAGGTACTTTAACGAGACAACCAAGCAGAAAGAGATGCTGGAGTTTGCACTGAACTACCTACAAACTGACGATGAGGTATGTTGTCATGTTGTTGAAAGGCAGAGATGGTGGCACATTTACAGGAAGCATTGGTTTTGGGCAGCACAGTGAAATTGTGAGCACAGCAATGACGCAAAGTACAGCTGAAGTCACATTTAGTTAACCCTCTTTGCAAATAATATTGTCCTTTTAATAATTAAGCTCTTGTGAATATACATTTCTTgcattaaatgaataaaaaacctCTTTAAAGCGAGTCTATGTAACTTTTGAAACAGTGTCACTGTAGCCACAAGTGACAATTATAAAATAACGTTAAATGCTAAAAGACATTGTGGCAGAACACAGTCAGTGAACCGACTCAGTAATGTGTACACAAATATCTACCCAAACctcagctaacattagccactaTAAGCTACTGGTATTACCAGACAGGTTGTAGCGGCAAAACTGTTGAGTGCATTCAATGTCTATACACATAGAAATGGCCTTAAAGACACTAGATTATATcattattatatatgtaatgTGCTAGTTGGAAAAAAGACATTATAGGCAGATTAAAGGGCCATTTCAATCAAaatagacatgtttttttcttactCCAAGTAGCGGTATCTTGCTATGCTGATTTCATCAGACGAGGTTTCGAGATCTTTTTAACTGCACAAACAAAATTCCATCAACCTCCACTGTGCTGGGGTGGTGGCAGAGACAGACTTCTCAAAACCCTTAGCAGATAAAACGTAAACTGTCTGCATGACTAGACAACCCTATGTAGGTACgtagaaaaatatgtttttgtgaaaTGACACTTTAACTTGGCTCAACAACAACTAAATTGGCTGATCTAGTTGGAGTTTGGGCCCTTGTTTTCCAAAGTGCAAATTCCACCTTTTCATTTAAGTTGATCAAACTTTCTAAAGCATGTTTGGGGATATAGACTTTTACTTTGGAGGAGTAAACTAGCAGACTAAGTGCAAGCTGCTGTTGAGGTTGTGGAAATGgcaacacaagaaaaaaaagtgaaagggaagaaagggagagaaagaggggatgAAGGCTGCGGGAGAGAAAGCAGGAGGTGGGGGCTGTGTTTTCCGCCAGCAGCGTGTGGTATGTGGCTGGGAGGTGTTGGCCACTGAGGCTGTGCCACATCCATTTAAGTCAGGTCGACCCCTCCCATCTCTACACACTGCCTGGAACTGAGAGTTGGGGAGGACTGTGATGGTTTAGGCCGAATTACAGGCTGCACAAGTGACAGATTTATAGACAGGAAAAGCATAAAGTATGTTTCGCCAGATAGAATGGAAGTAAAGTCACATTCTTGCTTGctgctgactgtgtgtgttttgttatcTTTAAGGACGTGGTAAGTCCAGAAGAAATGGCTTCTTCTCACACGGTGCATCCTGACGCTGAGTTTGATGGTATGGGAGACTACGAGGAGTCCTTCCTGGCTGAGTGGTGGCAAGAACCCAAAACTAAGTGGGACACTGGAGAGGTTGCAGACTGACATCTGTCCTCCTCGTCTCCTGTGCAGAAAGCGTCCTCATCCGGCTCTGTCCCACCTCTCATGACAAACCAAAAAAGGTTGACGTCCATACAGATACCGACATTATTAGCAGTATTTAGCAGAAAAAGCACAAATCAGCTGTGTTCTTTCACCCAGCTGAAGAATAATAGGTTTAACTTATCCACCATGTCGATCACGATCAGAGATCGACATATTCTGTCTTGGCTGTCATCAGCCTTTTAAAAGGTTTATTTCTATAGTCATTGGCCTGTGTGCCAACACTTGTCAATgacttttcaaaaaaaaattatttaatgaAAGCTAAATGCATCTGTGCCGTGGTATAAGGAAAGTGACATGAAGCTTTTCTTATGCTTAACGATTTGTCAACCACCAAGTTGAGATGTTGTAATAATTTGCTCATAATAAAAGTAATATTTTAATATACTTTTTTGGTTTGTCACTTAATATCAATAAGATCATCAAACATGCAGGAGGTGCAACAACTAATTTGATTGTATTAGTGTTAAATTGATTCATTGAGATAATCAAATTAATAATTTATCGAGGAgaaatttataataaaaacacaaggaTTTTATTTAGGTTTTATATTGTAAATGAAATACCAGGTTATAGTCTGATTAAAGATACCAATTTGGGGGTCTGGGAAACTGATGGCgatttttgttgtttgattCTTTAGACTAAAAATATAAGCAATAAATTAattgataatataaataatcGGCAGTCGCAGCTTCAGATTGTAGTACCTCTTGTACATAATTGAAGGAAACAATATTAATGTATAGTTTCACAATATTTTGCCCTTAGTTACTGTGTTTCAAACCCACTGTAATTTAACATAGATGAttatatttaaagtgctcatattatgctttttggcctttcccctttcctttattgttatgtatcttttttgtgcatgttataggtttacaaagcgaaaaagcccaaagtccaccccaaagggactcaccatctccaacagaaaacactgttcacaaactgctccaaacagctctattgtagtccagcctttacttcgtgacaaacgtgcgtcactttgtaacacacgttataatgctcgcctagctgctagcatggcacaccctcatgctctgcaattgactagctagcagtatatactgagcatgtgtgactcccaacaaagatggtacagaagtgagatgtctcactctgtagctaaagcagagagctcaacacacagggtgaaaagaggagctgcagcaatgtgcagtacaacaaatatatggtgttttctgaaaattaaaccacataaacctattctggtacaacctctaaatacaattatgaacctgaaaatgagcataaaatgagcacttacattttttttcaatagtCTAACAATCTATTAAAACCATAAAATATAAATACCATAGCAGCAAGGTAGCGAGAGTAGGTGtggtttcatttttttgtattttattttccctccatTTCAATCAAACTACAAGCCTtagttcatttatttttgtttaaatttaaaaagataGTGTCTAGAAATATGGGATACGATGCATCTTATTTTTGCTTTCCCCCTAAACCTCAAAATCAAACAGATTGTATTTGATACCAACTCTGtacatattttaataataacaatagtgCATCTGCCAGTAGGGCAAAGCTCAAATGAACCAAACTGACGCATACGGTTTCAGACGAGCTGCCTCCTGGACCCCAGACTAGATCTCTTTAATCTCATTTAGTCGGGATCATTACAAAGCCTCTGGGCTGAGGTGATCACCCAGAACTCAGGGCCATCAACAAATGTACAAAAGATTTACAACATTATTTAAGTGATAGCTGGAATG
This window harbors:
- the p3h4 gene encoding endoplasmic reticulum protein SC65 — its product is MLLKSLSLALIMSTLVEAQYEKYSFKSFPQKDIMPLDSAYSYALEQYGAQNWAESIKFLELSLRLHRLLRDSEVFCSRNCSSVSRDNESLFADSTLRVMRHILLRAACLKKCKADFPVFNISYPQRDLLETFEKRVPYRYIQYAHYQLNNLEKAVSAAHTFLKKNPNDPYLTKNMNYYKTLFDVEEYLIDHEEQPYESVFLKSVTLYNNGDFSSSARNMEQAITQYFDIYSLCLAGCEGSYEILEFKDFYPTLADLYTDVLKCKVKCEEHLTPSVGGFFVEKFVATMYHYLQFSYYKLNDVKNAAPCAASYILFDSKDQVMQQNVAYYRFYREQWGLEERDFQPRHEALRYFNETTKQKEMLEFALNYLQTDDEDVVSPEEMASSHTVHPDAEFDGMGDYEESFLAEWWQEPKTKWDTGEVAD